The DNA region ACCAGCAGCGACGCCGGAACCCAGACGAGATGGCCGCCCCAGATGGCGATGGCGATGAGGAACACCACCACGAACGGGATGTCGATGATCGCGGTGACCAGGGCGCCGGTGAAGGTGTCGCGCAGCGTCTCGAACTGGCGCAGGCGCGCAACCTGCGTGCCGATCGGCGCGGTCTCGACCATCGCGATCGGCATCTGCAGCAATTGGCTGAACGCCGACATGGCCGAGAGCGCATCGATGCGCGCGCCGAAATAGGCGATCATTCGCGCCCGCACGTAGCGCAGCGCCAGATCGGTCGCCAGCACGATGGCGGTGCCGATCGCGAGCAGCATGACGATGCCGGGCGAGCGCGTGCCGATGCCGAAATCGTAGATCTGGATCACGAAGAACGGCACCGCCAGCGCGGCCAGATTGATCAGCAGGCTCAGCATGATCGCCCCGGCGATCGCCGGCTTGAAATGGCTGATGACACTGCCGAACCAGTTCTTCTGGGCCTGCGCCGCGTCCGACTCGTCCACCGACAGCCGGCGGACGGGATAGAGCGTGCCCTTGAGCGCGGACGCCTCGAAATTGCGGCTCTTGCGGCTGTCGCCGTCGAAGACCGCGAACGTTCCATCGGCATTGCGGTCGACGATCACCGACAGGGCGCCGGTGCCGGTCTCCAGCAGCGCGGGCAGCATGTCGTCGTGAAGGCGGCCCGCCTTGAGGCGGCGGGCATCGCTGGCGAATCCCAGGCGGGCGAGGACGCCGCGCAGATCCGCGATATCCGCCACGCGGTCGAAATAGGGCAGGGCCTCGCGCACGGTGCGGGCATCGCCGGCCCAGCCCAGGGCAGCGAGCAGCGGCGCGAGGCAGGCCTCGGCCGCGGTGGCCGGGGCAACGACCGCATCGATCTCGTCAAGCGGATCGCCGCCGGTGCCGCCGTCCGCTGTCGGCGTCCCGGGCGCGGCCGGTGCGGTGTCCGGCTGGGCGAAGGCGCGCTCGAGGCGGGCCATGCTGGCGTGGACCGCATGGTCGCCCGTGGCCGCAGGGCGCGGCCGCAGCGCCTGCAGCGCCGCCTCGTCGAGCGGCTGGCGGGGCTCGTCGATCATGCGGCGCCTCGTTGAGGTTCGGGCAGGGGGGCGCTGCGCTCGCAGGCGACCGTGCCGTCGCCGACGCGGATGATCAGGTCGGCAGTGGCCAGCAGCGAGGGCCGGTGGGTTGCGACGAGCACGGTCATGTCGTCGCGCAGCGCGTGCAGGGCCTTGATCAGGCCGGCCTCGGCGGTGCGGTCGAGCGCGGAATTGGCGTCGTCGAGTATGAGGATCGACGGCTCGCAGGCGAGCGCGCGCACGATCGCCACCTGCTGGGCGACCGAGACCGGAATGTCATCGACGATGCCCTCGCCGAGCTGGGTCTCGAAGCCGTCCGGCAATAGATTGATGGTGCGGTCGACGCCGACGAGGCGGCAGGCGCTGCGGGCGGCGGCGGCGCGCTCGGGCTGGAACAGCGTCAGGTTTTCCAGAAGCGTGCCGCGGAAGATGACCGGGACGGGACCGACATAGGCGATCTGGGCGCGCACGCGGGCGAATTCGGGGTCGGTGGTCGCAATGCCCGAGATCCGCACGCTGCCGGCGCTCGGGGTAATCTCGCCGCGCAGCAGATTGAGCAGCGTCGAACGGCCCGAGCCGTCCTCACCCTTGACGCCGACAATGGCGCCGGACGGGATCTCCAGCGTGATGCCGCTGAACAGCGGCGGGCTATCGGCGGAATAGGCGTAGGCGGCATCCGCGCAGACAATGGGGCCTTCGGGCGCCTCGCGCCGGGCGCCGCTCAGCGTGCCGACCGGACCGGACAGCAGCGTGCGGACCTCGCTGCGGCGGTGGCCCACCGTCTGGTTGTCCATCCACAGCGAGATGGTGCGCAGCAGCGGCTGCAGGATCTGGCCCGACAGCATGGTGCAGCAGGCGAGCGCGCCGATCGACATCTGGTCGTTGATGACGTGGACGGCGCCGATCATCACCACGATGACCTGCGACAGATTGCCGAACAGCACCGCCGACGATTGCGCGGCCTGCCCGGCCAACATGGATTTGGCGGTGATCTCGGCGACGGCCTGCTGCAGCCGCTCGAAGCGGCGCTGCATCTGCGGCTCGATCGCCATCGCCTTCACCGACAGGATGCCGCTCAGCACCTCGGTGACGAAGTCGTACTTCTTGTTGTCCTGGACGCTGCGCCGTTCGATCACGTCGCGAAACGCGCGGCTGCGGTAGATCGACAGCGCGGCGAACAGCAGGAACAGCGAGACCGGCACCAGCACCATGGTGCCGCCGACCAGCGCCATGACGCCGAGCCCGAGCGCGACGAACGGCAGCTCGAGGGCGACGGTGCGCGACGGTCCGGCGTGATAGTCGCCGAGCGCGCCGATGGCGCCGTAGCGGTTGAGGTGGGTGGCCACGGGGTCGCGCTCGACCGTGCCGGCGGGGGCGGCGAGCAGGCGGGCCACCGCCTCGTCCGACACCTGCAGCACGAACTGCGTCGACAGCCAGGACAGCAGCGCCGAGCGCGCGCACTTGAGGATGAAATCGAGCGCCAGCGCCACGCACAGGCCGATGAACAGGGCCAGCAGCGTTTCCTTGGCGTGGTTCGGGATGATCCGGTCATAGACCTGCAGGATCGTCAGCGGCAGCACGAGCGCCAGCAGGCTGGTGACCAGCGTCGCCAAATAGATGGCCGGCGGCAGGCGCGGCTCGGCGATCGGCTTGCCGGCGAAGATCGACCGGAAGCGAACGGCGCCCGCGCCCGCCACGGGCGCGCTGGCGGATGTTTCTGCCGACTGGGCATCTGCCGACTGGGCAACTCGACGCATCATCACAGGCCGCTGCAGCCTTTTCCCTCAATGCCCGGACATTATTCGGAAAAGTCTTATCGTCTGCTTAATAGTCCAATAACCCTGTGAGATCGGCCATAGGTTTGGCGTTAGAGCGTACAATAATAAAATACAATATAATAACCATACCATCTCATAAACACATAAAAACTCCAACTACATGGTCGCATCGAGATGGGATTAAGAAATGCACGTTATATTTGCGCCGACAGGGTAGCAAAACCGCCCGTGATCCTGGCGATCCGGCGGGTCTGACAGACGGAGAGCATGTCGATGGCCGGCCCCACCACCTCCGGTGCTCCGCTCAACGATGCGGATTTGCAGCTTCTGGCCACGCGTCAGGCGGCGGGGCAGGCCGCCGATGGCGGGCCGTTCGGCGCCGACAAGCGGATCGCCGTGGCCGATCACGGCCCGGGGGCACAGCCGGGGGCGACCGGCGGCGACCAGCTCACCAACCCCAATCTCCATTACGGCACGCAGTGGGACGACGGCCGCGGCGGCGGGCAGGCCGATGCGCACGCGGTGCCGCACCCGGCGGCGGCGCCCGAGGCGACGCCGATGGTCGAGAGCCCGTCCATCCAGCCGCTGGCCACCCCGGCCGCCGCCGACACGGCGGGCGAGGGCGTGCGCGGGTGGGACGGGGATGCCGGCGGCCTGCCGGCGGCGCGCGGCGCGGGCGATCCAGCGATATCGGGTGGCCCTCTCGGCTCCTCCGGCCTGCAGCCGGGCGCCGATCCGGGCTTAGGCTCTCCGGGGAACATCACCGCCACCGGCCCGGCGGCGCAGGGTGCTGCGGCTGGGGCGGAGCTGCCGGCCGGCCCGGTTCTGCCGCAGGAGACCGGCGAGGGGGCGGGATCGAATGCGCTGGCGCCGGTCATCACCTCCGGCGAGGGCGGGCAGGCGTCGATCAGCCTCGCCGAGAACACCGCCGACGTGGCGACCATCACCGCCAGCGATGGCGATGCAGGCGCGCGACTGACCTACACGATTGCCGGGGGCACTGACGCGGCGCTGTTCACGATCGATCCGGAAACCGGACACCTCGTCTTCAAGAGCGCGCCGGACTTCGAGCGCCCCGCCGATGCCGATGGCGACAATATCTATCATGTGACGGTGCAGGTCTCCGACGGCATCCACACCGACACCCAGGCGCTCGCCATCTCCGTCACCAATCTGCAGGACGAGGCGCCGACCGGGGCGGTGATGACGGGCGGCGTGATCGCCGAGAATTCGGCGGCCGGGACGGTGGTCGGTACGGTGACCGGCACTGACCCCGACGCGGGCGCGGTGCTGAGCTATCAGATCGTCGGCGGCGATGCCGACAAGTACCAGATCGATGCCGCGACCGGCGTGGTATCGCTGAAGGACGGCGCGAAGCTGGATTTCGAAGCCGATGCGGCCGACAGCATCACCGTGCGCGTGACCGACCAGACGGGCCTTTCGGTCGAGCAGACCTTCGACATCAAGGTCGCCGACGTCAACGAGGCGCCGACCGGGGCGGTGATGAAGGGCGATGTGATCGCTGAGAATTCGGCGGCCGGCACGGTCGTCGGTACGGTGAGCGGCGCCGATGCCGACGCGGGCGCGGTGCTGAGCTATCAGATCGTCGGCGGCGATAGCGACAAATACCAGATCGATGCCGCAACCGGCGTGGTGTCGCTGAAGGATGGCGCGAAGCTGGATTTCGAGGCCGATGCGGCGGACAGCATCACCGTGCGCGTCACCGACCAGACGGGCCTCTCGGTCGACCAGACCTTCGACATCAAGGTCGCCGACGTCAACGAGGCGCCGACCGGGGCGGTGATGAAGGGCGGCGTGATCGCCGAGAATGCGGCGGCCGGCACGGTGGTGGGCACGGTGAGCGGCGCCGATGCCGACGCGGGCGACAGACTGAGCTATTCGATCGTCGGCGGCGATGGCGACAAGTACCAGATCGATGCCGCGACCGGTGTCGTCTCCCTGAAGGCCGCGACCAAGCTCGACCTCGTGGCCGACACGAGCGCGACGACGGTTTCTGCCGCCAGAAGCGACGCCGTTTTGACCAGGACGGGCGTGAAGCTCGACTATGAGACGGACGCGGCCGACAGCATCACCGTGCGCGTGACTGATCGGAACGGGCTCTCGATCGACCAGACCTTCGACATCAAGATCACCGACGTGAACGATGCGCCGAGCGGCCTCACGGTTGTCGGCGGAACCGTCCAGGAGGACGTTGCTTCCGGCGGCACCATCGGCAAAGCGTCTGCGGCGGCGGGCAGCCTGGCGGCGACGCTCGCCGGCATCGATCAGGATGCGGGTGACAAGCTCAGCTATTCGATCGTCGGCGGCGACAGCGCGAAATACGAGATCCTCAACGGCAACGAGATCCATGTCCGGGCCGGCGTGAAGCTGGACTACGAGACCGACCCGAGCGACTCGATCATCGTGCGCGTCACCGACAGTCACGGCGCCATCTATGACCGCAACGTGGTGATCCAGGTCGGCGATTATGTGGGGAGCTTCACCGGCACCAGCGCGGCCGACAAGGTCACCGGCACGTCCGAACAGGATGTCATCAGCACCGGCGGCGGCAATGATGTCATCACCGGCGCCGCCGGCAACGACCGGATCGACGGCGGTGCCGGAACCGACACCGTGGTCTATTCGGGCGCCAGCACCAACTATGGGTTCACGCTGAATGCCGACGGCTCGGTGACGATCGGCGACGGCCGGAGCGGCTCGCCCGAGGGCGCGGACACGGTGGTGAATGTCGAGACGTGGCAGTTCTCCGACAAGACCGAGACGCTGATGACCGGGACCACCGGCGACGACATGCTGAAGAGCACCGCAGGAAACGATCTGGTTCTCGCCGGCGACGGAAACGATCTGGTCTACGGCTCCGGCGGGCTCGACATCCATGATGGCGGCGCCGGCAATGATACGATCGATTATTCCGCGCTGTCCTACAAGATGACGATCGATCTCGATCAGGGGCTCGGCTACGTCACCGGATATGTCGAGGGCGGCGATCGTGTCCTCAATTTCGAGAATGCGGTGGGCGGCAATCTGGCCGACACGCTGATCGGCAACGCCGGCGACAACCGGCTCGACGGCGGCGCCGGCAATGACACGCTGACCGGTGGTCAGGGCAACGACACGCTGATCGGCGGCCAGGGCAGCGATCTGTTCGTCTATTGCGTGGGCGACGGCAACGACAGCATCAATGGCGGCGCCAACAGCGGCGGCGCGAGCTGGATCGACCAGATCGACCTCAGGGGCGGCACCGAGGCGCTCGGCACCTATGGCGTCGACTGGACGGTCTCCGTCACCAGCGGCGCCATCGCTTCGGTGGATGCGGCGAAGCACGAGATCAAGCTGTCGGCGGATGCGGACGGGGCGATCCACATGCAGGACGGCTCGACGGTCAGCTTCTCCGACATCGAGAAGATCACGTGGGCGTGAGAGAATTTGGGCGTGAGAGAATTTGGGCGCAAGAGAGTTTTGGCGTGAGTGAATTTGGACGTGAGTGAATTTGGGCCGGCGTGAATTCGCACGTCAACGAATGCGGATGTGATGCCTGCCTGCATGGATCAGGATCTGTGGCGCCAGGAGCCATGGTCGGAACAGTCCCGGCCATCGCCGGGCTTGGCCCGGCGATGGCCGCGGCGAGAGCGGGCAAGCATCTCATGTCAGCCTGGGTGGGTCAGAGGCTGCCGCACCGCTCGCGCCGTGGCACGCGTGCTCAGGGCGGAGCCGGGCTGTTCTGCGAAAACAGCGCGCGGCGGACCTTGTCGCGGCCGAAGACCTGGCTGATCTCCGCGAACGCGAAGAACGGCACCAGCATGACGAACAGGATCACGCCGACGATGATGCTGGCGGTCACGCCGCCCGCCTCGTGCGGGATGCTTTCGAGAATTGTCCTGCCGTCGATCACGCCGCGCAGCGTCTTCTCGGCCACGTCGAAGAGGATGAAGAGAACCGTGTAGATCGCGGAGCGGCCGAGGATGGGGTAGATCCGCGGCCAGTGGGGCGACCACTGACCAAGCTTGAACTCCTCGCCGAGCAGCATCACCTTGGCGAGGAGGAACGCATTGATGGTGGCGAAGCCGAAGCGCGTGAAGGGCAGGCCGTGCTCTTCCAGAATCAAATATTCGTGCATCTGGAACAGCGTGAGCACCACGAGCAGGTAGGCGAACATGATGAGGAAGCGGATGAGGCCGGCCTTCACGCGCGCCCACCGCGTGGACTTCCCGGATGACGCCTCGTCCGTGGCCGGTGCGATCATGTCCGCGACGGCGATGTCTCTTCCGCCCATGTCTCTTCCGCCCATGTCAACCTGGCCCATGTCAACCTCGCCCATGCCGACCCGGCCCGTATCTGCTTGGCTCATGTCTGCGTCTCCCTGCGGGCGCCGCTCGATGCGGCCTGTTCGACGAACCGGCGAAACATTATCGCTATTTCGCGCCGTCGGTTGCAACGGCAAGGTCTGCAACGCGCCTGCGTCGTTCACAATGCTGGGGCTGGGCAATGGGCACGGGTGCCGATTGCAGGCGGGCGGGGTAGCATTGCTCATGTGTCGGCCGGGTCCGCCGGCCGGGCCGGATGACGCGGCGCCGGCCGAACGTGCCGGCGGATCGGGTGTTGCGTTGAGGAGGCGCTGCCGATGTCGATCGAACTCAGCTTCTTCGGTGCCGCGGGCACGGTGACCGGCTCGTGCTTCCTGCTCCAGGGCGCAGGCGCCCGCGTGCTGGTCGATTGCGGCATGTTCCAGGGCTCCAAGACGCTGAAGGAGCTGAATTACGGGCCGTTTCCGTTCAGCCCGGGGGCGCTCGACGCCGTGCTGGTCACTCATGCGCATATCGACCATTCCGGCCTGCTGCCGAAGCTGAGGCGCGACGGCTATCGCGGCCCGGTGCTGGCGACCGAGGCCACCGCGGGGCTGCTCGGCTGCATGCTGCCGGACTCCGGCCACATCCAGGAGACCGAGGTCGAGATCCTCAACCGCCGCAACCGCCACCGCGGGCGGGCCAGGGTGACGCCGATCTACACCAAGGCGGACGCGCAGGCGTTTCTCGATCAGCTCGTGCCGGTGGACTACGGCACGTGGCGCGAGGTGGCGCCGGGGTTTCGGGCGCGCTGGTGGAATGCCGGGCATCTGCTCGGCTCATCGTCGATCGAGATCGAGGTGGCGGACGGCGATGAACAGCTTCGGCTGCTGTTCTCCGGCGACATCGGCCCCGACCACAAGCTGCTGCAGGAGCCGGCCGACGGGCCGCGCGATCTCGACGTCATCGTCATGGAGGCGACCTATGGCGATCGCGACCGCCAGGATCTCACCGCCGCGCGGCGGCGGGCGCTGCTCGCCGACGAGGTGGCGGCGGCGCAGGCGCGGGGCGGCCCGCTGCTGATCCCGTCCTTCGCGGTGGAGCGGACGCAGGAGGTGGTGACCGATCTGGTCGGGCTGATGGATGCGGGTCGCGTCAGGCCGGCGCCGATCTATGTCGACTCGCCGCTGGCGGGACAGGCGACGCGGGTGTTCCTGCGCTTCGCCGACGAGCTTGCCGACCCGGCCGCGCTGCGCCGCGCCTTCGCATCGCGCCACCTCATCGTCACAGAGAGCGTCGAGCAGTCGAAGGCGCTGCGCCAGATCGAGGGCTTCCACGTCATCATCGCGGCGAGCGGCATGTGCGAGGCGGGGCGCATCCGGCACCATCTGCGCAATTGGCTGGCCAATGAGCGCGCGACGGTGCTGCTGGTCGGCTTCCAGGCGATGGGCACGCTCGGCCGGGTGCTGCAGGATGGCGCAAGCACCGTGCGCATCCAGGGCGACGATGTCGAGGTGCGGGCGGCGATCCGTACGCTCGATGCCTATTCCGGCCACGCCGATGCGCCCGAACTGGTGGCGTGGCTCGGCCAGCGCGGCAGGCCGTCGACGGCGCTGTTCCTGGTGCATGGCGAGGACGCGGCGCTTGCGGCGCTGAAGGCGCGGGTGACCGAGGCCGGGCTGGTCGCGGCGCAGCAGGTGATGGTGCCGGGCATCGACGAGGTGTTCCACCTCGCGCGCGGCGAGGCACAGCTTGCCGGCCGGGCGGCGGAGCGCATCGCGCGGCAGGATGTGGCGCGGCTCGACTGGCACAATGATTTGTCGCGCCTGCTGCTCGATATCGACGCCGCCGTGCGCAAATCCGCCGATGAGAAGGGGCGGCAGGTGGTGCTGCGGCGGCTTCGCCGCGCGCTGGACGAGCAGGCGGCGGCGGGGGGATAGGTCCACGCCCGGCGGTTCAGACCGGGGTTTCGGTCTGCTGCGCCTTCAGGCGCGCGATGGGGGTCCGGCCAATCGGCCGGAAACCACATCAGACATAGATGTATCCGGCCGCGAGACCATAGATGGCGACCACCGCGCCGGCCATGGCGGCGGCGAACAGGAACGCCTCGGCCGGCGTGAAGACCGGGTGGCCGCGCTCCTTCTGGGCGATGACGAACAGCGCCGTGCCGGGGGCGTAGATCACCAGCGACAGCAGCAGGAACTTCAGCCCGCCGGCAAAGATCAGCCACGCGGCATAGACCGTCGCCAGCAGCGCGCGGACGAGATCGCCGCGGCGGCCGCGCGGGGTCTCGTCATAGGTCTCGCCGCTCCAGGCGAGCTTCAGCGCATAGGCGGCAACCAGGAGATAGGGCAGCAGGATCATCGAGGAGGTGAGCTTGACCGCCGCCAGGAACGCCTGCTCGGCGAACAGCGTGAGGATGAGGAAGGTCTGCACCAGCGAATTGGTGAGCCACAGCGCGGCCGAAGGCACCTTGGCGCGGTTCTCGGCCGCCAGGAACGCCGGCATGCTCTCCATCCGCGCCGCCGAGAACAGCACCTCGGCTGCCAGCAGCGACCAGGAGAGATAGGCGCCGAGCACCGAGATGATGAGCCCGACGCTGACGAACACCGCGCCCCACGGGCCGACCACCGCCTGCAGCACGCCGGCCATCGATGGATTGCGCAGCGCCGCGAGATCGGGGCGCAGCAGCACGCCGTAGGACAGCATGGTCACCAGCACCAGGAGGCACAGCACGCCGAGGAAGCCGAGCAGCGTCGCGACGCCGACATCCGAGCGCTTGCGGGCATAGCGCGAATAGACGCTCGCGCCCTCGATGCCGACGAACACGAACACGGTGACCAGCATGGTGCCGCGCACCTGTGCGAACAGGCCCTCGGTCTCCAGCCCCGGCCCGCCCTGGAAATTGGCGGCGAAGATGTCGGCCTGGAAGCCGAAGCCGACGAAAACCAGGAAGATCAGGATCGGGATGATCTTGGCGACGGTGACGATGGTGTTGAGGGCGGCAGCCTGCCGTACCCCGCGCAGGATCATGAAATGCACCGCCCACACGCCGAGCGAGGACACCGCGACGGCCGCCACCGTGTTGCCGTCGCCGAACACCGGGAACAGCGCCCCGAGCGTCGATTTGATCAGCACCCAATAGGAGACGTTGCCGAGGCAGCAGACGGTCCAGTAGCCCAGCGCGGACAGGAAGCCGGGATAGTTGCCGAAGCCGGCCTTGGCATAGGCGTAGACGCCGGCATCAAGCTCGGGCTTGCGGCGCGACAGCGTCTGGAACACGAAGGCCAGCATCAGCATGCCGCCGCCGGCGATCGTCCAGGCGATGAGCGCGCCGAGCCCGCCGGTGACGCGGCCGAAGGTCTGCGGCAGCGAGAAGATTCCCGCCCCGACCATGGAGCCGACCACCATGGCGGTGAGCGTCGGCAGCGCGAATTTCTGGTCGGTCGGCGACGCCATCGTAAATCCTGGAGGCGGGACGGAAAGCGGGACGGCGCGGCCGCAGCCGCGGCGTCCCCGGGTTTGGTGGGTCCAAGGTTCGGCCGGTGCGGGGTCGTCAGAATTCCACGGCGTCGCGGATGATCGGGCAGGTCATGCAGTGACCGCCACCGCGGCCGCGGCCGAGCTCGGAGCCGTCGATGGTGATGACCTCGATGCCGGCCTTGCGCAGCAGGGAATTGGTGTAGGTGTTGCGGTCATAGGCGAACACCACGCCGGGCGAGGCGCACACGAGGTTGGCGCCGCTGTCCCACTGCGTGCGCTCGCGCATGTAGTCGTTGCCGCCGGTCTCGACGACGCGAATGGCCTTGAGCCCCAGCGCCTCGCGCACCGTCTCGACGAGGTCCTTGTCCTTGCGCAGCTCGATGCCGCCCTTGCCGTTCGGCCGGTAGGAGAAGCACTCGATGCTGTTGACGATGTCCGGATAGAGCAGCACGCAGTCGCGGTCGGCGAAGGTGAACACGGTGTCGAGGTGCATCGCCGCGCGCAGCTTCGGCATGGCGGCGATGATGACGCGCTCGGCCGCGCCGCGCTCGAACAGCGCCGCGGCAAGCTGGCTGATGGCTTGGCGCGAGGTGCGCTCGCTCATGCCGATCAGCACATTGCCCTTGCCGATCGGCATCACGTCGCCGCCTTCCAGCGTGGCGAGGCCCCAATCCTGGGTCGGGTCGCCCCACCACACATTCACCTTGCCGGCGAAGTCGGGGTGGAACTTGTAGATCGAGGTGGTGAGGATGGTCTCCTCGTGGCGCGCCGGCCAGTAGAGCGGGTTCAGCGTCACGCCGCCATAGATCCAGCAGGTGGTGTCGCGGGTGTAGAGGGTGTTGGGCAGCGGCGGCAGCAGATATTCGTTGACGCCGGCGGCGTCGCGGATCAGCGCCAGCGTCTCGCCGCCGATGGTCTCGGGGAATTCATAGGTCGACAGGCCGCCGATCAGCGTCTCGGCGAGCTGGCGGGCGGGCAGGCCGTCGAGATAGGCGCGCACCTCCTCGACGAAGCCGAGGCCGATCTGGTTCGGTACCACCTGATTGTCGAGGATCCACTTCCTGGCCTCGGGGATGGCGACGGTCTCGGTCAGCAGATTGTGCATCTCGACCACCTCGATGCCGCGGTCGCGCATCTTGCTGATGAAGTCGAAATGGTCGCGCTTGGCGATGTCGACCCAGAGCACGTCGTCGAACAGCAGGGCGTCGCAATTGCTGGGCGTCAGGCGCTGGTGGGCGCGGCCGGGCGCGCACACCATGACCTTGCGCAACTGGCCGACCTCGGAATGCACGCCGAACTTGGTTTCCATGGTGGGACTCCTGGACGTTTCCGCTTTGAACTGGCTTTTCTAGAGCGTGATCCGATCTGACTGCATCAGATCGGACGCTCTAAGTTTCTGGTTTGTCGCATTTTCGCTGACGCGGCCCTTCGGGTCTTTCGCGCAACCGGTATCCACTTGTGCGGAAAATGCTCTAGTGTCAGGGCATGATGGTGCCGGTGGCGAGGCCAACGAGGCCGATGCCGCCGGCAAGCGCGGTGACGGCGAAGACGATCAGCTCGACCGGCGTGAAGAGGCGTGCGTTCTGCTCACGCCGCGCCCAGATGTAGAGGACGGTGCTCGGTACGTAGAGCACGGCCACCAGCAGCACGTATTTCAGGCCGGCGGCGAGGAACATGAAGATGGTGTAGACCACCGCGATCCAGGCGAAGATCTGGTCGCGGCCGCGCTCGTTCGGCGTCGTCTCATAGCCCCGGCCGCTGCGCGCCAGCAGCACGCCATAGCCCGCGACCAGCAGATAGGGCAGCAGCGAGGTCACGCTGGTCATGTTCAGCATGAAGTTGAAGGCGTCGCGCGACCAGTAGGTCGAGACGATGAACAGCGAGACGACGATGTTGGTCAGCCACAGCGCATTGGCCGGCACGCGGTTGCCGTTCTGGGCGGCGAACAGCTTCGGCATGTCCTGCGACTTGGCGGCGGCGAACAGCACTTCGGCGCAGATCAGCGACCATGCGAGATAGGCGCCGAGCACCGAGATGAGAACGCCGATCGAGATGAACACCGCGCCCCAATGGCCGACGACGAGCTCCAGCGCGCCGGCCAGCGAGGGGTTCGGCACCCCGGCGATGTAGGCGCGCGGCGCGGTGGCGTAGGGCAGGAGGGTGACGGCCACCATCAGGCCGGTGACGGCGACGAAGCCGAGAATGGTCGCGGCGCCGACGTCGGACCGCTTCTTGGCGAAGCGCGAATAGACGCTCGCGCCCTCGATGCCGAGGAACACGAAGACGGTGATGAGCATGGTGTCGCGCACCTGCGCCAGCAGCGTCTTCTCGGGCATGC from Blastochloris tepida includes:
- a CDS encoding ABC transporter transmembrane domain-containing protein, whose translation is MMRRVAQSADAQSAETSASAPVAGAGAVRFRSIFAGKPIAEPRLPPAIYLATLVTSLLALVLPLTILQVYDRIIPNHAKETLLALFIGLCVALALDFILKCARSALLSWLSTQFVLQVSDEAVARLLAAPAGTVERDPVATHLNRYGAIGALGDYHAGPSRTVALELPFVALGLGVMALVGGTMVLVPVSLFLLFAALSIYRSRAFRDVIERRSVQDNKKYDFVTEVLSGILSVKAMAIEPQMQRRFERLQQAVAEITAKSMLAGQAAQSSAVLFGNLSQVIVVMIGAVHVINDQMSIGALACCTMLSGQILQPLLRTISLWMDNQTVGHRRSEVRTLLSGPVGTLSGARREAPEGPIVCADAAYAYSADSPPLFSGITLEIPSGAIVGVKGEDGSGRSTLLNLLRGEITPSAGSVRISGIATTDPEFARVRAQIAYVGPVPVIFRGTLLENLTLFQPERAAAARSACRLVGVDRTINLLPDGFETQLGEGIVDDIPVSVAQQVAIVRALACEPSILILDDANSALDRTAEAGLIKALHALRDDMTVLVATHRPSLLATADLIIRVGDGTVACERSAPLPEPQRGAA
- a CDS encoding basic amino acid/polyamine antiporter; protein product: MASPTDQKFALPTLTAMVVGSMVGAGIFSLPQTFGRVTGGLGALIAWTIAGGGMLMLAFVFQTLSRRKPELDAGVYAYAKAGFGNYPGFLSALGYWTVCCLGNVSYWVLIKSTLGALFPVFGDGNTVAAVAVSSLGVWAVHFMILRGVRQAAALNTIVTVAKIIPILIFLVFVGFGFQADIFAANFQGGPGLETEGLFAQVRGTMLVTVFVFVGIEGASVYSRYARKRSDVGVATLLGFLGVLCLLVLVTMLSYGVLLRPDLAALRNPSMAGVLQAVVGPWGAVFVSVGLIISVLGAYLSWSLLAAEVLFSAARMESMPAFLAAENRAKVPSAALWLTNSLVQTFLILTLFAEQAFLAAVKLTSSMILLPYLLVAAYALKLAWSGETYDETPRGRRGDLVRALLATVYAAWLIFAGGLKFLLLSLVIYAPGTALFVIAQKERGHPVFTPAEAFLFAAAMAGAVVAIYGLAAGYIYV
- a CDS encoding MBL fold metallo-hydrolase RNA specificity domain-containing protein, coding for MSIELSFFGAAGTVTGSCFLLQGAGARVLVDCGMFQGSKTLKELNYGPFPFSPGALDAVLVTHAHIDHSGLLPKLRRDGYRGPVLATEATAGLLGCMLPDSGHIQETEVEILNRRNRHRGRARVTPIYTKADAQAFLDQLVPVDYGTWREVAPGFRARWWNAGHLLGSSSIEIEVADGDEQLRLLFSGDIGPDHKLLQEPADGPRDLDVIVMEATYGDRDRQDLTAARRRALLADEVAAAQARGGPLLIPSFAVERTQEVVTDLVGLMDAGRVRPAPIYVDSPLAGQATRVFLRFADELADPAALRRAFASRHLIVTESVEQSKALRQIEGFHVIIAASGMCEAGRIRHHLRNWLANERATVLLVGFQAMGTLGRVLQDGASTVRIQGDDVEVRAAIRTLDAYSGHADAPELVAWLGQRGRPSTALFLVHGEDAALAALKARVTEAGLVAAQQVMVPGIDEVFHLARGEAQLAGRAAERIARQDVARLDWHNDLSRLLLDIDAAVRKSADEKGRQVVLRRLRRALDEQAAAGG
- a CDS encoding cadherin domain-containing protein encodes the protein MAGPTTSGAPLNDADLQLLATRQAAGQAADGGPFGADKRIAVADHGPGAQPGATGGDQLTNPNLHYGTQWDDGRGGGQADAHAVPHPAAAPEATPMVESPSIQPLATPAAADTAGEGVRGWDGDAGGLPAARGAGDPAISGGPLGSSGLQPGADPGLGSPGNITATGPAAQGAAAGAELPAGPVLPQETGEGAGSNALAPVITSGEGGQASISLAENTADVATITASDGDAGARLTYTIAGGTDAALFTIDPETGHLVFKSAPDFERPADADGDNIYHVTVQVSDGIHTDTQALAISVTNLQDEAPTGAVMTGGVIAENSAAGTVVGTVTGTDPDAGAVLSYQIVGGDADKYQIDAATGVVSLKDGAKLDFEADAADSITVRVTDQTGLSVEQTFDIKVADVNEAPTGAVMKGDVIAENSAAGTVVGTVSGADADAGAVLSYQIVGGDSDKYQIDAATGVVSLKDGAKLDFEADAADSITVRVTDQTGLSVDQTFDIKVADVNEAPTGAVMKGGVIAENAAAGTVVGTVSGADADAGDRLSYSIVGGDGDKYQIDAATGVVSLKAATKLDLVADTSATTVSAARSDAVLTRTGVKLDYETDAADSITVRVTDRNGLSIDQTFDIKITDVNDAPSGLTVVGGTVQEDVASGGTIGKASAAAGSLAATLAGIDQDAGDKLSYSIVGGDSAKYEILNGNEIHVRAGVKLDYETDPSDSIIVRVTDSHGAIYDRNVVIQVGDYVGSFTGTSAADKVTGTSEQDVISTGGGNDVITGAAGNDRIDGGAGTDTVVYSGASTNYGFTLNADGSVTIGDGRSGSPEGADTVVNVETWQFSDKTETLMTGTTGDDMLKSTAGNDLVLAGDGNDLVYGSGGLDIHDGGAGNDTIDYSALSYKMTIDLDQGLGYVTGYVEGGDRVLNFENAVGGNLADTLIGNAGDNRLDGGAGNDTLTGGQGNDTLIGGQGSDLFVYCVGDGNDSINGGANSGGASWIDQIDLRGGTEALGTYGVDWTVSVTSGAIASVDAAKHEIKLSADADGAIHMQDGSTVSFSDIEKITWA